In Rhodamnia argentea isolate NSW1041297 chromosome 1, ASM2092103v1, whole genome shotgun sequence, the genomic window CGCTAGCCCTAAAcatagggaaaaaaacaaatgtaaagaaaagaaaaaggaaaaggaaaaaaatggtaaataagaattcaaaatattgttaaaacTTATCCATGTTAATTCCGGTCGTGCCACGTATGACGGTCGGcatccatgtcggcgatttctagccaaaattggccaaatggactgaattggaataaatgcaaaaaatttaaaactgaattgacacaattgcaatatgatttttaggatttttttaggtaatttttcctttttccatttgtaaaatttcatcatagCTGTTAAACCGTAGCAACAATATTACGCAATACATAACAATATGTCAAGAGTAGCAACCTTTCTTCTTCAGATTATCTTCTTTCACATAAAGTTAATAAGTTGATCTAGGATTAGacttttgaccccaaaaaaaaaatttgtaggaTTGGACTAAATCCAAGAGTTACCAAAGCAGGGTTTCAGATTTCATCACCAAGGCGCATCAAATGGCCACGGCAATGCCGTCCTTAGTGGGTGTCGCTGTCGACTCATCGTCGATTCCGATGCCTCGTTCGGAccactccttgtctttccttggCAACGCATCTATTAAAAAGGAGGGTGTTTTCCTAAGTGCTTCCTTCACACGATCACAGTCTCAGTTTCCTGATTAATCTCCATATCCAAAACGAATTAAGCCTTCGCGCCCTTCGTTCCCCGAGGAATTCGTCTGGATCAACGATGGCCGATTGGGCTCCGGTTTTTGTCGGGGTGTTCCTGTTCGTGATCCTTTCGCCGGGCCTGCTGTTTCAGTTGCCGGGGAAGGGCCGGCCAATCGAGTTCAACAGCATGCAGACGAGCGGGGTCTCCATCCTCGTTCacaccatcatcttcttcggCCTCATCACCGTCATCCTCATCGCTATCGGCCTCGAGATCAACTTCGGATGACATGACACGGGATCACGATTTTTTTCCACCGGTCGAATCGGTACATTTGCTATGCTTTTTTGGCGTTAAATGTCCTTGCGACTAGCATTTGGACATTTTTCTTGCCAAATGCTTTTCGCATGGCTATTTGTGGAAGGGCAAAAATAGATTCATTTGTTGGTTGTGCGACAAAGAATATTTATAATTACTAAAGGTGCAAGTTATGAACATCAAGTGCTGGTGCTCGTGCAACATGAATTTTCCTGATGCTTATTTGTATTTTcataatagaaaaatttgaaagtagACCATCACAATTATGTCTGATTCATATTCGCCTCCTCACCCTTGCTCCCATCGAATCGTTTCTCTGTCGGAAATGTCAGGTAATGAAGCGGTCCAAGGAAATAACTCActaattagggaaaatttattaagaaaatcttaaacctattgcaattatgtcaattcatcttaaattttttttaccattttttttttggtcgaaagaaagatTACATTCATTAATCAAGATAATATTCGAGAGGTACATAGAATATTTTCAATCTCTCATGTAACTgcagaaaaaatcaaatactagaaagcaaataacaaagcatATTCTGCAACTAGAAGCACACTCTCATCCTCTAAGAATAGATTTGGCATTACAAAATTTCAACAGCCG contains:
- the LOC115738800 gene encoding uncharacterized protein LOC115738800, giving the protein MADWAPVFVGVFLFVILSPGLLFQLPGKGRPIEFNSMQTSGVSILVHTIIFFGLITVILIAIGLEINFG